A genomic region of Mesorhizobium sp. NZP2077 contains the following coding sequences:
- a CDS encoding TetR family transcriptional regulator gives MSEAANIVADAARQENVTRILDCAERLFRHYGYGKTNVADIARDLGMSPANIYRFFASKVEIHQAVCGRMLGASYKMAYEIMHLPISAEERLRRYIHAQYKMTLETMLDEQKVHEMVIVALERDWAVIDAHVNSIHDLFAEVIHEGVETGEFRQQDPEAASRCFGAATVILCHPQMVAQCLAKTNRAMPDELIDYAIRALK, from the coding sequence ATGTCCGAAGCCGCCAACATAGTCGCCGATGCCGCCAGGCAGGAGAATGTGACGCGCATTCTCGACTGTGCCGAGCGCCTGTTCCGGCACTATGGCTATGGCAAGACCAATGTCGCCGACATTGCCCGCGACCTCGGCATGTCGCCGGCCAACATCTACCGTTTCTTCGCCTCCAAGGTCGAAATCCACCAGGCGGTGTGCGGCCGCATGCTCGGCGCCAGCTACAAGATGGCTTACGAGATCATGCATCTGCCGATCAGCGCTGAGGAGCGGCTGCGGCGGTACATTCACGCCCAGTATAAGATGACGCTTGAGACCATGCTCGACGAGCAAAAGGTCCATGAGATGGTCATCGTCGCGCTCGAGCGCGACTGGGCCGTCATCGACGCGCACGTCAACAGCATCCACGACCTGTTCGCCGAGGTCATCCACGAGGGTGTCGAGACCGGCGAGTTCAGGCAGCAGGATCCCGAAGCCGCCTCGCGCTGCTTCGGCGCCGCCACCGTCATCCTCTGTCACCCGCAGATGGTGGCACAGTGCCTTGCCAAGACCAACCGGGCAATGCCCGACGAACTTATCGACTACGCCATCAGAGCCTTGAAATAG
- a CDS encoding acyl-CoA synthetase, giving the protein MGNPYEQDLDRNAANHQPLTPLTYLERAARTYPDHIAIVHGRQRISYRDFWRRSLKLASALQKRGIGKGDTVTVMLSNTPPMLEAHFGVPMTMAVLHSLNTRLDAAVIAFQLDHAETKILIVDREFSGVVRQALDLAKAKPLVIDYDDPDYAADAPYPKGECIGALDYEDFVAGGDEDFAWSMPDDEWDAISLNYTSGTTGNPKGVVYHHRGAALMAYTNTIHAGMAKHAVYLWTLPMFHCNGWCFPWTLAVQAGTHVCLRWVRPKPIYDAIADHGVTHLCGAPVVMSVLINAKDEDKRTFAQTVTFNTAAAPPPEAVLSGMADAGFAVTHLYGLTETYGPAVVNEWHGEWDSLAKGERSAKKARQGVRYAALEGLTIMDPETMQTTPADGETIGEVMFRGNIVMKGYLKNRKASDEAFAGGWFHSGDLGVMHPDGYIQLKDRSKDIIISGGENISSIEVEDALYKHPAVASCGVVARADDKWGEVPVAYVELKPGKAASEAEIIQHCRALLARFKVPKAVIFAEIPKTSTGKIQKFRLREMAKVA; this is encoded by the coding sequence ATGGGCAATCCATATGAACAGGATCTCGACAGGAACGCGGCCAACCACCAGCCGCTGACGCCGCTCACCTATCTGGAGCGCGCGGCAAGGACCTATCCCGACCACATCGCCATCGTCCATGGCCGTCAGCGCATCTCCTATCGTGATTTCTGGCGCCGCTCGCTGAAGCTCGCCTCGGCGCTGCAAAAGCGCGGCATCGGCAAGGGCGACACGGTCACCGTCATGCTGTCCAACACGCCGCCGATGCTGGAGGCGCATTTCGGCGTGCCGATGACCATGGCGGTGCTGCATTCGCTCAACACCCGCCTCGATGCCGCGGTCATCGCCTTCCAGCTCGACCACGCCGAAACCAAGATACTCATCGTCGACCGGGAATTCTCAGGTGTCGTCCGGCAAGCGCTCGATCTGGCCAAGGCCAAGCCGCTGGTCATCGACTACGACGATCCCGACTACGCCGCCGATGCGCCCTATCCGAAAGGTGAGTGCATCGGCGCGCTCGACTATGAGGATTTTGTCGCCGGCGGTGATGAGGATTTCGCCTGGTCGATGCCGGACGATGAATGGGACGCCATCTCGCTCAACTACACCTCAGGCACGACAGGCAATCCGAAGGGAGTCGTCTATCACCACCGCGGTGCCGCCCTGATGGCCTACACCAACACCATCCATGCCGGCATGGCCAAGCACGCCGTCTATCTCTGGACGCTGCCGATGTTCCATTGCAATGGCTGGTGCTTCCCCTGGACGCTCGCCGTCCAGGCCGGGACCCATGTCTGCCTGCGCTGGGTGCGGCCGAAGCCGATATACGACGCCATCGCCGATCACGGCGTCACCCATCTCTGCGGCGCGCCGGTTGTCATGTCGGTGCTGATCAACGCGAAGGACGAGGACAAGCGAACGTTCGCGCAGACCGTGACCTTCAACACCGCGGCCGCGCCGCCGCCGGAAGCCGTGCTGTCGGGCATGGCAGATGCCGGCTTTGCCGTCACCCATCTCTACGGCCTGACCGAGACCTATGGTCCGGCTGTGGTCAACGAATGGCACGGCGAATGGGACAGCCTCGCAAAGGGCGAGCGCAGCGCCAAGAAGGCACGGCAGGGCGTGCGCTATGCCGCGCTCGAAGGGCTTACCATCATGGACCCCGAGACGATGCAGACGACGCCGGCCGACGGCGAGACGATCGGTGAGGTCATGTTCCGCGGTAACATCGTCATGAAGGGCTATCTCAAGAATCGCAAGGCAAGCGACGAAGCCTTCGCCGGCGGCTGGTTCCATTCCGGCGATCTCGGCGTCATGCATCCCGACGGCTACATCCAGCTCAAGGACCGCTCCAAGGACATCATCATCTCCGGTGGCGAGAACATCTCCTCGATCGAGGTCGAGGATGCGCTCTACAAACACCCGGCTGTGGCGTCATGCGGTGTGGTTGCCCGCGCCGACGACAAATGGGGCGAGGTGCCTGTTGCCTATGTCGAGTTGAAGCCCGGTAAGGCGGCGAGCGAGGCCGAGATCATCCAGCACTGCCGCGCGCTGCTTGCCCGCTTCAAAGTGCCAAAAGCGGTGATTTTCGCGGAGATACCGAAGACCTCGACGGGCAAGATCCAGAAATTCCGGCTGCGGGAAATGGCCAAGGTGGCTTAG